One segment of Tamlana crocina DNA contains the following:
- a CDS encoding PH domain-containing protein: MRQNLQSELRPHLENDENLLGTGKPKSRIIFRQADIFLIPFSVLWCGFAIFWVIMASQAGIFALFGIPFVIVGLIFVFGRFIIDSKQRENTTYGLTENRIIIKSGITSKKVKSLNIKTLSDIEYSEKNDGSGTISFGPKNPIMIWGNGMNWWPGVKVNPQLDLIPNVRKVYSQKLNYKENKNVC; the protein is encoded by the coding sequence ATTGGGGACTGGTAAACCGAAAAGTAGAATTATATTCAGACAAGCAGACATATTTTTAATCCCTTTTAGTGTTCTATGGTGCGGATTTGCAATTTTTTGGGTAATAATGGCTTCCCAAGCTGGAATATTTGCTTTGTTTGGAATTCCGTTTGTAATTGTCGGACTGATTTTTGTTTTCGGCAGATTCATAATTGACTCTAAACAACGTGAAAATACTACTTACGGACTGACAGAAAATAGAATAATAATCAAATCTGGAATTACATCTAAAAAAGTAAAATCTCTAAACATTAAAACTTTGTCTGATATTGAATATTCTGAAAAGAATGATGGGAGTGGAACTATTTCCTTTGGACCAAAGAACCCAATTATGATTTGGGGAAATGGAATGAATTGGTGGCCTGGTGTGAAAGTAAATCCACAGTTGGATTTGATACCTAATGTTAGAAAAGTTTACAGCCAAAAATTGAATTACAAAGAAAATAAAAACGTGTGCTAA